The Microbacterium oleivorans genome contains the following window.
TGGCGACCGAGGTGCGGCTCGGGGTGAGCGTGCGCGGCGCGATCGCGTTGACGAAGGCGGCGAAGACCTGGGCGGTCGCGCACGGGCGCAGTTACGTCACGCCCGACGACGTGAAGGCGCTCGCCGAGCCGGTGCTCGCGCACCGGCTCATCCTCGACCCCGAGGCGGAGTTCGACGGTGTCACACCGGGCGCCGTCATCGGACAGGTGCTCCTCGACACGGTGCCGCCGAGCCAGAGAGAGACCGTGTGAGCTTCACCACGGAGTCCCGCCTGACCCGGACGTCGGTCGCCGACGGCACGGGTCTCGCCCGCACGCGGTACGGCACGACCGGACGCACCACCGTGCTCGCGGTGCGCGGCGTGCAGTCGTGGCGTCGGCTCAGGCGCACCGCATCCGCGACCGCCCGGTGGGTCGGCGAGACGGTGACGGTCGCCGGCTGGTTGATGGTCGTCACCGCGGCGGCCGGGCTCGTCGCGGGTCTCGGCTGGGGCATCGTCGAGCTGGCCGCGGCGGGCGTCGCGGCCGCGGTGCTGCTCGTGCTCTCGATCCCGTTCCTGTTCAGCGCGCGCGCCTACGAGGTGGATCTGCGCCTCGAACACGACCGGGTCGTGGCGGGCTCCCCCGTCGAGGGGAGGCTCGTGGTGACCAACGTCGGCAGCGCTCCGGCCCTTCCCGGCCGGATCGACGTCCCCGTCGGCGACGGCATCGTCGATGTGCACGTCCCCCTGCTCCGGCACGGACACCAGCACACCGAACAGGTCGTCGTCCCCACGCACCGCCGCGGCGTCATCACCGTCGGCCCCGCGCGCACGGTCCGCGGTGATCCCCTCGGCATCCTCAAACGCGAGGGCACGTGGGACGACGTCCATACGCTCTACGTCCACCCGGTGACGACGACGCTGCGGAGCACGACCACCGGGTTCATCCGCGACCTCGAGGGCAGCGCATCCCGCTCGATCGTCGATGCGGACTTCTCCTTCCACGCCATCCGCCCCTACGTGCCCGGCGACTCGCAGCGCCAGATCCACTGGAAGTCGACCGCCAAGACCGGCACCCTCATGGTGCGCCAGTACGAGGAGACCCGGCGGAGCCGGATGGTGATCGCACTCGCGCTCGGCGACGACGAGCACGCCTCGGACGAGGAGTTCGAGCTCGCGGTCAGCGCCGTGGCATCCCTCGGCATCCGCGGCATCCGCGACGGACGCGACGTCGACGTCGTCGTCGGCGGCGACGTGCCGGAGTTCGCGCGGCGTCGGGTGCGGACCATCCGCGAGCTGACGACCATCACCGCCCGGACGCTCCTCGACGACCTGGCCGGTGTCGATCGCAGCGAGCACGTCAGCCCGCTCCGCGATGCGGCGTCGGTCGCCGCCGAGAGCCACCCCGACGTCTCCATCGCGTTCCTCGTGTGCGGCTCGACGCTCACACCGGCGCAGCTGCAGTCCGCGGCCCTCGCTTTTCCAGCGGACGTCGGCGTGATCGCCGTGGTCTGCTCCCCCGAGACGGAACCCGGATTCCGGCGTCTGGGGTCGATGTCGGTGCTCTCCATCGGCCTGCTCGACGACCTGCGTCAGCTGCTGGCCCGGGCGGCGCAGTCGTGAGCGCCCCGGGTCGACGCGATCTCCGCGCCCGTCGCGCCCCCCGGGTTCGTCTGCGCTTCTTCGTCGCGCAGGCGGCACTGCTCGATCTCGTCATCGCCGTCGGTGCGGTCGCGACCTGGCCGATCTACCGCAGTGCGGCGTTCGCGGTGATGGTGATCGTGGCATCGGTCGCCGCGCACGCCATCGCTGCGGCCGGACTCCGCTGGCGATGGAACGCCTGGTGGCTCGCCGGCGCGACCATCGCCGCCTATCTCGTGCTGGGTCTCCCCCTCGCCGCGCCCGCATCGCTGAGCTCCCCCGCGCAGGCGCTGTCGGGCGCGGTCGCCGTTCTCAGGGCTCCGGTCACGGGCTGGAAGGACCTGCTCACCCTCGAGCTTCCCCTCGGCAGCTACCAGGCCACGCTCGCCCCTGCGCTCGTCGTCTTCCTGGCCGTCCCGGTCATCGCGCTGTCGGTGGCCTGGCGCGGCGGACGGTTCTGGCCGCTCGCGGTGGGCACGGCGCTGCTGCCGACGGTGTTCGGGATCTTCTTCGGCTCGGCCGCCCTGCTGTCGCCGTTCGTCGTCGGCCCGGTGACGATCCCGCGCGAAGCACTCGTAGGACTGGCGGCCGTCGTCGCGGCGCTCGGTGCCAT
Protein-coding sequences here:
- a CDS encoding DUF58 domain-containing protein — its product is MSFTTESRLTRTSVADGTGLARTRYGTTGRTTVLAVRGVQSWRRLRRTASATARWVGETVTVAGWLMVVTAAAGLVAGLGWGIVELAAAGVAAAVLLVLSIPFLFSARAYEVDLRLEHDRVVAGSPVEGRLVVTNVGSAPALPGRIDVPVGDGIVDVHVPLLRHGHQHTEQVVVPTHRRGVITVGPARTVRGDPLGILKREGTWDDVHTLYVHPVTTTLRSTTTGFIRDLEGSASRSIVDADFSFHAIRPYVPGDSQRQIHWKSTAKTGTLMVRQYEETRRSRMVIALALGDDEHASDEEFELAVSAVASLGIRGIRDGRDVDVVVGGDVPEFARRRVRTIRELTTITARTLLDDLAGVDRSEHVSPLRDAASVAAESHPDVSIAFLVCGSTLTPAQLQSAALAFPADVGVIAVVCSPETEPGFRRLGSMSVLSIGLLDDLRQLLARAAQS